A stretch of the Streptomyces ortus genome encodes the following:
- a CDS encoding HtaA domain-containing protein, producing the protein MPARPHLRTYVPLLCAAVLTAVLAGLLPAGQAHAASRTVQGGRLDWGIKSSFQSYVTGPTAHGGFSLTGGAATVGGSQFRFHSATGTYDGSSGAFDAGFSGGVHFLGHKKADGTHQLDLTISRPAVRLAGNGGTLYVDITSKAKGTGAVTTSSQVPFASLSLGGIDMKGGGNAVRLNNLPATLTAQGAKSFAGYYTAGTALDPVSLSADVRASAAGPTRTLAPSPTGSPSKLKEKVKKETSGRIEDGAVDWGVRRTFREYVTGAIAQGEWKLSGGAQDGGALFRFPEGSGTYDEKRRTLDATFTGAVRFTGEQGLDLKLGGIRAEVTDEGKGTLYADVTSGGDTDKVSGTDRASDTGRASGTDKKVPLVTFTAEDLKPEDGLVQITEAPAKLTAQGADAFGGMYKAGTEMDPVSLAVALTAKAELPALPDLGSAESATPEATAAEPKKAEPRTEAATSESGVPVLPIGLAVASLAVLAAAFVFIRRRGTPQTATDATDTSDASDASNEN; encoded by the coding sequence ATGCCAGCCCGCCCGCACCTACGCACCTACGTACCCCTGCTCTGCGCGGCAGTGCTGACGGCAGTACTCGCGGGGCTGCTCCCGGCCGGCCAGGCCCACGCGGCGAGCCGGACCGTGCAGGGCGGCCGGCTGGACTGGGGCATCAAGTCCTCCTTCCAGAGCTATGTCACCGGCCCGACAGCGCACGGCGGCTTCTCGCTCACCGGGGGCGCGGCCACGGTCGGCGGCAGCCAGTTCCGCTTCCACTCGGCGACCGGTACGTACGACGGTTCCTCGGGTGCCTTCGACGCCGGCTTCTCCGGCGGTGTCCACTTCCTCGGGCACAAGAAGGCCGACGGCACCCACCAGCTCGACCTGACGATCAGCCGCCCCGCCGTCCGCCTCGCGGGTAACGGCGGCACGCTGTACGTCGACATCACCAGCAAGGCGAAGGGCACCGGGGCGGTTACGACGTCCTCACAGGTGCCCTTCGCCTCCCTCTCCCTGGGCGGCATCGACATGAAGGGCGGCGGCAACGCCGTCCGGCTGAACAACCTGCCCGCCACGCTGACCGCCCAGGGCGCGAAGTCCTTCGCCGGCTACTACACGGCGGGCACCGCACTCGACCCGGTCAGCCTCTCCGCGGACGTACGGGCGTCTGCCGCCGGACCGACCCGGACGCTGGCCCCCTCACCGACCGGGTCCCCGTCGAAGCTGAAGGAGAAGGTGAAGAAGGAGACTTCGGGCCGGATCGAGGACGGCGCCGTGGACTGGGGGGTGCGCAGGACCTTCCGCGAGTACGTCACCGGCGCCATCGCACAGGGCGAGTGGAAGCTCAGCGGCGGCGCCCAGGACGGCGGCGCGCTCTTCCGCTTCCCCGAGGGCTCGGGCACGTACGACGAGAAGAGGCGGACCCTCGACGCGACCTTCACCGGAGCCGTCCGCTTCACCGGCGAGCAGGGACTCGACCTGAAGCTCGGCGGGATCCGGGCCGAGGTCACGGACGAGGGCAAGGGCACGCTGTACGCCGACGTCACGAGCGGCGGCGACACGGACAAGGTGAGCGGCACGGACAGGGCGAGCGACACGGGCAGGGCGAGCGGGACGGACAAGAAGGTGCCGCTGGTCACCTTCACCGCCGAGGATCTCAAGCCGGAGGACGGCCTCGTCCAGATCACCGAGGCCCCCGCGAAGCTGACCGCCCAGGGCGCCGATGCCTTCGGCGGGATGTATAAGGCGGGCACGGAGATGGACCCGGTGTCCCTCGCCGTCGCCCTGACCGCCAAGGCCGAACTGCCCGCCCTGCCCGACCTGGGCAGCGCGGAGTCGGCCACGCCCGAGGCGACGGCGGCCGAGCCGAAGAAGGCGGAGCCCAGGACGGAGGCCGCCACGAGCGAATCAGGTGTCCCCGTCCTGCCCATCGGCCTCGCGGTCGCTTCCCTGGCCGTGCTCGCCGCGGCCTTCGTATTCATCCGCAGGCGCGGTACGCCGCAGACCGCCACCGACGCCACCGACACCTCGGACGCGTCGGATGCGTCGAACGAGAACTGA
- a CDS encoding heme ABC transporter ATP-binding protein yields the protein MRRGTRWPRTGTVAPGPVAAGDVLAEAGALRVRLGAREVLSGVDVEARAGEVLALVGPNGAGKSTLLGALAADLPAAEGIVRVHGRPVSDWSARELALRRAVLPQSASLSFPFPVEEVVRMGRAPWAGRPEEAEDDAAVASAMAATQVTGFAGRPFSALSGGERARVALARVLAQRARLLLLDEPTAALDLRHQELVLRVCRERAHEGDAVVVVLHDLGLAAAYAHRVVILCAGRAVADGAPSEVFTDRLLSDVYKQPVEVFPHPRTGGVMVTPVRGS from the coding sequence ATGAGGAGGGGCACGCGATGGCCGCGTACGGGGACCGTGGCGCCCGGGCCCGTGGCCGCCGGTGACGTGCTCGCCGAGGCCGGGGCCCTGCGTGTCCGGCTCGGCGCCCGCGAGGTGCTGTCCGGCGTCGATGTCGAGGCCCGCGCCGGCGAGGTGCTGGCGCTCGTCGGCCCCAACGGGGCGGGAAAATCAACCCTGTTGGGCGCGCTCGCCGCCGACCTCCCGGCTGCCGAGGGGATCGTACGGGTCCACGGGCGCCCCGTGTCCGACTGGTCGGCGCGGGAACTGGCCCTGCGCCGGGCGGTGCTCCCCCAGTCCGCCTCGCTCTCCTTCCCGTTCCCGGTCGAGGAGGTCGTACGGATGGGGCGGGCGCCCTGGGCCGGGCGGCCCGAGGAGGCCGAGGACGACGCGGCGGTGGCGTCGGCGATGGCGGCGACCCAGGTCACCGGGTTCGCCGGCCGGCCCTTCTCGGCGCTCAGCGGCGGTGAACGGGCGAGGGTCGCGCTCGCCCGGGTACTCGCCCAGCGCGCCCGGCTGCTGCTGCTCGACGAGCCGACGGCCGCACTGGATCTCAGGCACCAGGAGCTGGTGCTGCGGGTCTGCCGCGAAAGGGCGCACGAAGGGGACGCGGTGGTCGTGGTGTTGCACGATCTGGGTCTCGCCGCCGCGTACGCGCACCGGGTGGTGATCCTGTGCGCCGGGCGCGCGGTGGCCGACGGCGCGCCCTCGGAGGTCTTCACCGACCGACTGCTTTCGGACGTCTACAAACAGCCGGTGGAGGTGTTTCCGCACCCGCGCACGGGCGGGGTCATGGTGACTCCTGTCAGGGGTTCTTGA
- a CDS encoding FecCD family ABC transporter permease: MTDKTAPPDPEVLDPEAPAPATPAALAALARGGVTRPRRGVPWLLTVGLAAVLLLLTLTSAGLGAYEIPPGDVLSSVAHRAGLGGGALDRVPESVLWNVRFPRIVLALLVGASLGCAGALTQGVFGNPLAEPSVIGVSSGAAVGAVAAISLGLTFLGTWTIPVFAFVAGLGTALLVYSTSRSGGRTEVVTLILTGIAVNAFAGALIGLFLFLADTAAVNQITFWQLGSLSQATWPKVLAVLPCAVAGLAVAPLYARKLDLLALGERPARHLGVDVERLRIVLVLVVALLTAAAVSVSGVIGFVGLVVPHLLRMVAGPGHRFLVPGSALGGAVVLLAGDLAARTVAEPAELPLGVLTALLGSPFFFWLLRRTRRRQGGWA, encoded by the coding sequence GTGACCGACAAGACGGCTCCCCCGGACCCCGAGGTCCTGGACCCCGAGGCCCCTGCTCCCGCCACCCCGGCCGCCCTCGCCGCCCTCGCCCGCGGCGGTGTCACGCGTCCGCGCCGCGGCGTGCCCTGGCTGCTCACGGTCGGGCTGGCCGCCGTTCTCCTGCTTCTCACCCTCACCTCCGCCGGGCTCGGCGCGTACGAGATCCCGCCCGGTGACGTCCTGTCCTCCGTCGCGCACCGCGCGGGTCTCGGCGGCGGCGCACTGGACCGGGTCCCCGAGTCCGTGCTGTGGAACGTGCGCTTCCCGCGGATCGTGCTCGCGCTGCTCGTCGGCGCCTCGCTGGGCTGTGCGGGCGCGCTGACGCAGGGTGTGTTCGGCAATCCGCTCGCCGAACCGAGCGTGATCGGCGTCTCGTCGGGCGCGGCGGTCGGCGCGGTCGCCGCGATCTCGCTCGGCCTGACCTTCCTGGGCACCTGGACGATCCCGGTCTTCGCCTTCGTCGCGGGGCTCGGCACCGCGCTGCTCGTGTACTCGACGTCCCGCTCGGGCGGCCGGACCGAGGTCGTGACGCTGATCCTCACCGGTATCGCGGTGAACGCGTTCGCGGGCGCGCTGATCGGCCTGTTCCTCTTCCTCGCCGACACCGCCGCGGTGAACCAGATCACCTTCTGGCAGCTCGGCTCGCTCTCCCAGGCGACCTGGCCGAAGGTGCTGGCGGTGCTGCCGTGCGCGGTCGCCGGTCTCGCCGTCGCGCCGCTGTACGCGCGCAAGCTGGACCTGCTGGCGCTCGGCGAGCGCCCGGCCCGGCACCTGGGCGTGGACGTCGAACGGCTCCGTATCGTGCTGGTCCTGGTCGTCGCGCTGCTGACGGCCGCGGCCGTGAGCGTCTCCGGGGTCATCGGCTTCGTGGGTCTCGTCGTCCCGCATCTGCTGCGGATGGTCGCGGGTCCGGGCCACCGCTTCCTCGTACCCGGCAGCGCGCTGGGCGGGGCGGTCGTGCTGCTCGCGGGCGATCTCGCGGCGCGTACCGTCGCCGAGCCCGCCGAGCTGCCGCTCGGTGTGCTGACCGCTCTCCTCGGCAGCCCGTTCTTCTTCTGGCTGCTGCGCAGGACCCGTCGCAGGCAAGGAGGCTGGGCATGA
- a CDS encoding heme/hemin ABC transporter substrate-binding protein, with amino-acid sequence MHVRGAGALLAVLVMAGCASSGGTPEPGTKARAAADRVEPLADPPKPQLPVTVRSADGHDVTVQDAERVVPLSGSLSEIVFTLGLGDRVVARDITATFAQAEKLPVVTRNHDVSAESVLSLKPDLVLAETTTGPAEAMGQVRDAGVPVLVVDPARGLDDVGPRIRAVARALGVPAAGRELTKRSEDRIAAVRADVPKRTDEPRVAFLYLRGSASVYLIGGRGSGATSLLEAAGAVDAGAASGLKKDFTAITTEALARAAPDAILVMSKGLESVGGVDGLVEIPGVAQTPAGTDRRIISIEDGVLLNYGPRTDAVLSSIVGQLYGDEK; translated from the coding sequence ATGCATGTACGAGGGGCGGGTGCGCTGCTCGCGGTGCTCGTGATGGCGGGGTGCGCCTCCAGCGGGGGGACACCCGAGCCGGGCACGAAAGCCCGCGCGGCGGCCGATCGCGTGGAGCCGCTCGCCGACCCGCCAAAGCCCCAACTCCCGGTCACCGTGCGGTCGGCCGACGGCCACGACGTCACGGTCCAGGACGCCGAACGCGTCGTTCCGCTCTCCGGCAGCCTCAGCGAGATCGTCTTCACCCTCGGCCTCGGCGACCGGGTCGTCGCCCGCGACATCACCGCCACCTTCGCGCAGGCGGAGAAACTGCCGGTGGTCACCCGCAACCACGACGTCTCCGCGGAGAGCGTGCTGTCCCTCAAGCCCGATCTGGTGCTCGCCGAAACCACCACCGGGCCCGCGGAGGCGATGGGCCAGGTCCGCGACGCGGGCGTCCCCGTCCTCGTCGTCGATCCGGCGCGGGGCCTCGACGACGTGGGGCCGCGCATCCGGGCGGTGGCCCGCGCGTTGGGCGTACCGGCCGCGGGCAGGGAACTCACGAAGCGCTCGGAGGACCGGATCGCCGCCGTGCGCGCGGACGTTCCGAAGAGGACCGACGAACCGCGGGTCGCCTTCCTCTACCTCCGCGGCTCCGCGTCCGTCTACCTGATCGGCGGCAGGGGTTCGGGAGCCACCTCGCTGCTCGAAGCGGCGGGCGCCGTGGACGCGGGCGCCGCGTCGGGCCTGAAGAAGGACTTCACCGCGATCACCACGGAAGCGCTCGCGCGGGCGGCTCCCGACGCGATCCTCGTCATGTCCAAGGGACTTGAGTCCGTCGGCGGTGTCGACGGACTGGTCGAGATCCCGGGCGTCGCCCAGACCCCCGCCGGGACGGACCGCCGGATCATCTCGATCGAGGACGGCGTACTCCTCAACTACGGGCCCCGCACGGACGCCGTACTGAGCTCCATCGTCGGCCAGTTGTACGGGGACGAGAAGTGA
- the efeO gene encoding iron uptake system protein EfeO, producing the protein MRAVRLSVVTAAATAAALAAVTGCTEKSDASSDDHVVEVTATDTKCEVSKKEFPAGHVQLDVSNKGSKVTEVYLLFPDDRIVTERENIGPGTRQKVTAEVKAGAYRIACKPGMKGKGIRQDVTVTGGGKAAKRDPRLDAAVAAYRQYAQEQADETLPKARVFTDAVKAGDIEAAKKAYATSRIGWERTEPVAESFGDIDPKVDLREDGLEEGQDPQKDWTGWHRLERSLWKDKKLTDRDSELADQLIEDLTDWQKRVGKAEITPTSMANGAKELLDEVATGKVTGEEERYSHTDLVDFKANVEGAEKSYELLKPVAKENDAALVTELDKQFAALDTLLDTYREDTTSYDFTSYDKVSEADQKELSDAVNALAEPLSKLAAAVAAPK; encoded by the coding sequence ATGCGAGCCGTCCGACTCTCCGTCGTCACCGCTGCCGCCACCGCGGCGGCGCTGGCCGCTGTCACGGGCTGCACCGAGAAGAGCGACGCGTCGAGCGACGACCACGTGGTCGAGGTGACGGCCACGGACACCAAGTGCGAGGTGTCGAAGAAGGAGTTCCCGGCCGGCCACGTCCAGCTCGACGTGAGCAACAAGGGCTCCAAGGTCACCGAGGTCTATCTCCTCTTCCCCGACGACCGGATCGTCACCGAGCGCGAGAACATCGGCCCCGGAACCCGCCAGAAGGTCACCGCCGAGGTGAAGGCGGGCGCCTACCGCATCGCCTGCAAGCCCGGTATGAAGGGCAAGGGCATCCGGCAGGACGTCACGGTCACCGGCGGCGGCAAGGCCGCGAAGCGCGATCCGCGCCTGGACGCGGCGGTCGCCGCCTACCGGCAGTACGCGCAGGAGCAGGCCGACGAGACGCTGCCGAAGGCCAGGGTGTTCACGGACGCCGTCAAGGCCGGTGACATCGAGGCCGCCAAGAAGGCGTACGCCACCTCGCGCATCGGCTGGGAGCGCACCGAGCCGGTCGCCGAGTCGTTCGGCGACATCGACCCGAAGGTCGACCTGCGCGAGGACGGTCTGGAGGAGGGTCAGGACCCGCAGAAGGACTGGACGGGCTGGCACCGCCTGGAGCGCTCGCTCTGGAAGGACAAGAAGCTCACGGACCGGGACTCCGAGCTGGCCGACCAGCTGATCGAGGACCTCACCGACTGGCAGAAGCGCGTCGGCAAGGCCGAGATCACCCCGACCTCGATGGCCAACGGCGCCAAGGAACTCCTCGACGAGGTCGCCACCGGCAAGGTCACCGGCGAGGAGGAGCGCTACTCGCACACCGACCTGGTCGACTTCAAGGCGAACGTCGAGGGCGCCGAGAAGTCGTACGAGCTGCTGAAGCCGGTGGCCAAGGAGAACGACGCGGCGCTGGTCACCGAACTGGACAAGCAGTTCGCGGCGCTCGACACGCTGCTGGACACCTACCGCGAGGACACGACCTCGTACGACTTCACCTCGTACGACAAGGTCTCCGAGGCGGACCAGAAGGAGCTCTCGGACGCGGTGAACGCGCTCGCAGAGCCGCTGTCCAAGCTCGCCGCCGCCGTCGCCGCGCCGAAGTAG
- the efeU gene encoding iron uptake transporter permease EfeU → MFGNYLIGLREGLEASLVVCILIAYLVKTDRRDALKPVWIGIAVAVVLALGFGFALEFGSQELTFEAQEALGGSLSIIAVGLVTWMVFWMRRTARHLRSELHGRLDAALRMGTAALVATAFLAVGREGLETALFVWASVRASNDGTQGPLIGVLLGILTAVVLGYLFYRGTVRINLAKFFTWTGGMLVVVAAGVLAYGVHDLQEADFLPGLTNKAFDISGTVPPDSWYGTLLKGVFNFQPDPTVVQVVVWVLYLVPTLAFFLAPSRSGRRGAGSPAPVREEV, encoded by the coding sequence GTGTTCGGCAACTATCTGATCGGCCTGCGCGAAGGCCTTGAGGCCAGCCTCGTCGTCTGCATCCTCATCGCCTATCTGGTGAAGACGGACCGCCGGGACGCCCTGAAGCCCGTCTGGATCGGCATCGCGGTCGCCGTCGTCCTCGCGCTCGGTTTCGGTTTCGCGCTCGAATTCGGCTCCCAGGAGCTGACGTTCGAGGCGCAGGAGGCGCTCGGCGGCTCGCTGTCCATCATCGCGGTCGGCCTGGTGACCTGGATGGTCTTCTGGATGCGCCGCACCGCCCGGCACCTGAGGAGCGAGCTGCACGGCAGACTCGACGCGGCTCTGCGGATGGGCACGGCCGCGCTGGTCGCCACCGCGTTCCTGGCCGTCGGCCGTGAGGGTCTGGAGACGGCCCTGTTCGTCTGGGCGTCCGTACGCGCGTCGAACGACGGCACCCAGGGCCCGTTGATCGGCGTACTCCTCGGCATCCTGACCGCGGTCGTGCTCGGGTACCTCTTCTACCGGGGCACGGTCCGCATCAACCTCGCCAAGTTCTTCACCTGGACCGGCGGCATGCTGGTCGTCGTGGCCGCGGGCGTCCTCGCGTACGGCGTGCACGACCTCCAGGAGGCCGACTTCCTGCCGGGCCTGACGAACAAGGCCTTCGACATCAGCGGGACCGTCCCCCCGGACAGCTGGTACGGCACCCTCCTGAAGGGCGTCTTCAACTTCCAGCCCGACCCGACCGTCGTCCAGGTGGTCGTGTGGGTCCTGTACCTGGTGCCGACGCTGGCGTTCTTCCTGGCCCCTTCGCGCTCCGGCAGGCGCGGGGCCGGGTCTCCCGCTCCGGTGCGCGAAGAGGTGTGA
- the efeB gene encoding iron uptake transporter deferrochelatase/peroxidase subunit, whose translation MTDTPAEHPTSSEDATPSERPGSAAPSRRSLIGWGGAGLALGAAAAGGAVAVARSGDDTGPDAAGSGGAIAFHGTHQAGIATPVQDRLHFAAFDVRTDDRAAFVQLLKDWTGAARRMTAGRPVGEGAYGGLAEAPPDDTGEALGLQPSRLTLTIGFGPSLFEKFDLSGRRPDALVDLPKFAGDNLDRGRSGGDLCVQACADDPQVAVHAIRNLARIGFGKVVIRWSQLGFGKTSSTTPDAQTPRNLMGFKDGTRNIAGTETDRLKKFVWVAEKDGDADSAWMAGGSYLVARRIRMNIETWDRTSLQEQEDVFGRDKGEGAPVGRAKERDKPFLKAMLPDAHVRLAHPDTNAGATLLRRGYSFTDGTDGLGRLDAGLFFLAYQRDVRKGFIPVQRSLAADALNEYIQHVGSAVFAIPPGVRDKDDWWGRTLFTKNPGDAGDAGDAGDSRDSEEA comes from the coding sequence ATGACGGACACCCCCGCCGAGCACCCCACGTCCTCCGAGGACGCCACGCCCTCCGAGCGCCCCGGGTCGGCCGCCCCTTCCCGGCGTTCGCTGATCGGCTGGGGCGGTGCCGGGCTCGCGCTGGGCGCCGCCGCGGCCGGTGGCGCGGTGGCGGTGGCCCGCTCGGGCGACGACACCGGACCGGACGCCGCCGGGTCGGGCGGCGCGATCGCCTTCCACGGCACGCACCAGGCGGGCATCGCCACCCCGGTGCAGGACCGGCTGCACTTCGCCGCCTTCGACGTGCGGACGGACGACCGGGCCGCGTTCGTCCAGCTGCTCAAGGACTGGACCGGGGCGGCCCGGCGGATGACCGCGGGGCGGCCGGTCGGCGAGGGCGCGTACGGCGGTCTCGCCGAGGCGCCGCCGGACGACACCGGGGAGGCCCTCGGCCTCCAGCCGTCCCGGCTGACCCTCACCATCGGCTTCGGCCCGTCCCTGTTCGAGAAGTTCGACCTCTCCGGCCGGCGGCCCGACGCCCTCGTCGACCTGCCGAAGTTCGCCGGTGACAACCTCGACCGGGGCCGCAGCGGCGGCGACCTGTGCGTCCAGGCGTGCGCGGACGACCCGCAGGTCGCGGTGCACGCGATCCGCAACCTGGCCAGGATCGGCTTCGGCAAGGTCGTCATCCGCTGGTCGCAGCTGGGCTTCGGCAAGACCTCGTCGACGACCCCGGACGCCCAGACCCCTCGTAACCTCATGGGGTTCAAGGACGGCACCCGCAACATCGCGGGCACCGAGACGGACCGGCTCAAGAAGTTCGTGTGGGTGGCCGAGAAGGACGGCGACGCGGACTCGGCGTGGATGGCCGGGGGTTCGTACCTCGTGGCCCGGCGCATCCGGATGAACATCGAGACCTGGGACCGTACCTCCCTCCAGGAGCAGGAGGACGTCTTCGGCCGCGACAAGGGCGAGGGCGCTCCCGTCGGCAGGGCCAAGGAGCGCGACAAGCCGTTCCTGAAGGCGATGCTGCCCGACGCGCACGTGCGGCTAGCGCACCCCGACACCAACGCCGGGGCCACGCTCCTGCGCCGCGGCTACTCCTTCACGGACGGCACGGACGGGCTGGGCCGCCTGGACGCGGGACTGTTCTTCCTCGCGTACCAGCGCGATGTGCGCAAGGGCTTCATCCCGGTGCAGCGCAGCCTGGCGGCCGACGCGCTCAACGAGTACATCCAGCACGTGGGTTCGGCGGTCTTCGCGATCCCGCCCGGCGTCCGCGACAAGGACGACTGGTGGGGCCGCACCCTGTTCACGAAGAACCCCGGCGATGCAGGTGATGCCGGTGATGCCGGTGATTCTCGCGATTCCGAGGAGGCGTAG